The following proteins are co-located in the Dromiciops gliroides isolate mDroGli1 chromosome 2, mDroGli1.pri, whole genome shotgun sequence genome:
- the DUOXA2 gene encoding dual oxidase maturation factor 2, whose amino-acid sequence MTLFNGIMPFYPQPRYDSVISVPLLVIIVVFLSLAASFLLILPGIRGHSRWFWCVRILLSLFIGTEIVAANFSGEWYVGQVKANTSYKAFTSAQVTANIGLQVGLGGVNITLTGTPVYQLNETIDYNEKFSWRFGDKYAEEYEKALQKGLPNPVLYLAEKFTPGSPCGLYRQYRLAGHYASATLWVAFCFWLLSNALLSMPAPLYGGLSLLLTGAFVFFAIFSFASISSVPLCPIRLGSELLTAHYGTAFWITVATGILCLLLGGMVVCLHYTHPSALRTFLDLSDDHVRTSGQVKCAMPQMYSNSIHLHQKFKPATPDIQLAVRL is encoded by the exons ATGACGTTGTTCAATGGCATAATGCCTTTCTACCCCCAACCACGTTATGACTCCGTCATCAGCGTCCCCCTGTTAGTGATCATCGTAGTGTTTCTGAGTTTGGCAGCCAGTTTCCTACTCATTCTTCCCGGAATCCGCGGTCACTCG CGCTGGTTCTGGTGTGTTAGAATTCTCCTCAGCCTGTTCATTGGAACAGAGATTGTAG CGGCGAACTTCAGCGGGGAATGGTACGTGGGCCAAGTAAAAGCCAACACCTCCTACAAGGCTTTCACTTCTGCCCAAGTCACTGCAAATATCGGACTGCAGGTTGGTCTAGGAGGCGTCAATATCACTCTCACAG GGACGCCAGTGTACCAGCTGAACGAGACTATCGACTATAATGAGAAGTTCAGCTGGCGTTTTGGAGACAAATATGCCGAGGAATACGAGAAGGCACTACAGAAGGGGCTACCTAACCCCGTGCTCTACCTAGCGGAGAAATTCACCCCGGGCAGTCCCTGTGGCCTGTACCGTCAGTACCGGCTGGCGGGACACTATGCTTCGGCTACACTCTG GGTGGCATTTTGTTTTTGGCTGCTTTCCAATGCGTTGCTTTCCATGCCCGCCCCACTTTACGGAGGACTCTCGCTGCTGCTCACCGGCGCCTTTGTATTCTTTGCGATCTTTTCCTTCGCTTCCATCTCCAGTGTGCCCCTGTGCCCGATCCGCTTAGGCTCGGAGCTCCTCACCGCCCACTATGGAACTGCTTTCTGGATCACGGTGGCCACAG GTATCTTATGCCTGCTCCTAGGAGGAATGGTGGTGTGTCTACACTACACACATCCCAGCGCCCTGCGTACTTTCCTGGACCTGAGTGATGACCATGTACGCACTTCGGGCCAAGTGAAGTGCGCAATGCCTCAGATGTACAGCAATTCCATTCACCTGCACCAGAAATTCAAACCGGCGACTCCAGACATACAACTCGCTGTTCGACTGTAG
- the DUOXA1 gene encoding dual oxidase maturation factor 1: MSAFGHTFPFYAGPKPTFPMDTTSAVIITVFLTVLVTFIGILPGIRGKMRLFWLFRVVTSLFIGAATLAVNFSGEWSTGRVNTNTTYKAFSPMRISADVGLQIGLRGINITLTGIPVQQLNETINYNEQFRWHFGQNYAEEYIDALEKGVPDPVLYLAEKFTPNSPCGLYRQYRLAGHYASATLWVAFLCWLLSNVLFSMPALVYGGHMLLATGVFLILSLIFFSMTTTLTPMCPLRLGSASLHTHRGPAFWITLATGLLCILLGLAVVVMHRIQPDRLKIFFNQSGVEETEKMAGPEEGGLLGPRYRPMVQSPGDQDITLSEAPSEESPREESIRPPEEPQREPESSL; encoded by the exons ATGTCTGCCTTTGGACACACTTTCCCCTTCTATGCTGGTCCCAAACCCACCTTCCCCATGGACACCACCTCAGCAGTCATTATCACAGTCTTCTTAACTGTACTGGTCACTTTCATTGGCATCCTGCCTGGTATCCGAGGCAAGATG AGGCTGTTTTGGCTGTTTCGAGTGGTGACCAGCCTATTCATTGGAGCTGCCACCCTGG ctgTGAACTTCAGTGGGGAGTGGTCCACAGGCCGGGTCAACACCAATACTACTTATAAGGCTTTCAGCCCCATGAGGATCAGTGCAGATGTAGGATTGCAAATTGGTCTTCGAGGAATCAATATCACACTTACAG GGATACCAGTACAGCAGTTGAATGAGACCATTAACTACAACGAGCAGTTCAGGTGGCACTTTGGACAGAATTATGCTGAGGAGTACATAGATGCACTAGAGAAGGGGGTGCCTGACCCAGTGCTCTACCTGGCAGAGAAATTCACTCCAAATAGTCCCTGTGGCCTGTACCGCCAATACCGCCTGGCTGGACACTATGCATCTGCTACACTCTG GGTAGCATTTCTCTGCTGGCTGTTATCAAACgtgctgttctccatgcctgcaTTAGTTTATGGTGGACACATGCTCTTGGCCACAGGAGTCTTCCTCATCCTTTCGTTAATCTTCTTCTCCATGACCACCACCCTGACCCCAATGTGCCCCCTCCGCCTGGGCTCTGCTTCCCTCCACACTCATCGTGGACCTGCCTTCTGGATCACACTGGCTACTG gACTGCTGTGTATTCTGCTGGGCCTAGCTGTGGTGGTGATGCATAGGATACAACCAGACAGGCTGAAGATTTTCTTCAACCAAAGTGGGGTGGAAGAAACTGAAAAGATGGCAGGTCCAGAGGAAGGGGGACTCCTGGGTCCACGATACAGGCCTATGGTACAGAGCCCTGGGGACCAAGATATAACTCTGTCAGAGGCTCCCAGTGAGGAGTCCCCTAGGGAGGAGTCCATCAGGCCTCCAGAGGAGccccagagagagccagagagttCCTTATAA